A region of Penaeus chinensis breed Huanghai No. 1 chromosome 38, ASM1920278v2, whole genome shotgun sequence DNA encodes the following proteins:
- the LOC125045855 gene encoding NADH dehydrogenase [ubiquinone] iron-sulfur protein 6, mitochondrial-like has protein sequence MASAGLFVSRNLRNIARLPGNCRALQTSSVSRDSSPTHTGQKFPENDSRNARFVMTPRQTNPRWSINLVKEVPPKAVNTRVVACDGGPGALGHPRVYINLDQPGTHDCIYCGLRYYKEDSH, from the exons ATGGCGTCCGCCGGATTGTTTGTCTCCCGTAATTTGCGGAATATTGCAAGGCTCCCAGGAAACTGCAGAGCTCTCCAGACTTCCAGTGTTTCTAGGGATTCTTCACCTACTCATACGGGACAG AAATTTCCTGAGAACGACAGCCGAAATGCCCGGTTCGTGATGACTCCCAGACAGACCAATCCCAGGTGGTCTATCAACCTGGTCAAGGAAGTTCCTCCCAAGGCGGTAAACACGCGCGTCGTGGCTTGTGACGGAGGACCTGGAGCCCTTGGCCACCCTAGGGTCTATATCAACTTG GACCAGCCAGGAACTCACGACTGCATCTATTGTGGACTCCGCTATTACAAGGAGGATAGCCATTAA